A single genomic interval of Gossypium raimondii isolate GPD5lz chromosome 11, ASM2569854v1, whole genome shotgun sequence harbors:
- the LOC105803273 gene encoding uncharacterized protein LOC105803273 — MDRYQKVEKPKPESPINENEIRITSQGAIRNYINYAIALLQDKHVKEIVLKAMGQAISKTVAIAEILKKRIPRLHQDTSISSVSITDVWEPIEEGLVPVEMTRHVSMISITLSTRELNKNSVGYQAPHYAEQPKPQYHYQQQQLPKQGRIPYNAVNEDSYGRGRGRGRGRGRGRSWGRGGYGNYQDNGGYSNWGRGGGRGRGWGYRGAGYERGRGGGGRGFSRGRGRMGGGGRSRGGGY, encoded by the exons ATGGATAGATACCAGAAAGTAGAGAAGCCAAAGCCTGAATCACCCATTAACGAGAATGAGATCCGAATCACTTCCCAAGGTGCTATTCGGAACTACATCAACTATGCTATTGCTCTTCTTCAG GACAAGCATGTGAAGGAAATTGTCTTGAAAGCAATGGGACAGGCAATCAGTAAGACAGTAGCCATTGCCGAGATTTTAAAG AAACGGATTCCTCGCTTGCATCAAGATACTTCCATTAGCTCGGTGAGCATAACTGATGTGTGGGAGCCTATTGAAGAGGGCCTTGTTCC TGTGGAGATGACTCGCCATGTCTCAATGATATCTATTACCTTGTCAACCAGAGAACTAAACAAAAACTCTGTTGG GTATCAAGCTCCACATTATGCTGAACAACCAAAGCCACAATATCATTATCAGCAGCAGCAACTGCCAAAACAAGGTCGCATCCCATATAATGCTGTTAATGAAG ATTCATATGGCCGAGGTAGGGGTCGTGGTAGAGGCAGAGGGAGGGGGCGGAGTTGGGGCAGGggtggctatggaaattatCAAG ATAATGGTGGATATTCAAACTGGGGCAGAGGTGGAGGGCGAGGAAGAGGTTGGGGTTATCGTG GTGCTGGTTATGAAAGAGGTAGAGGTGGAGGTGGTAGAGGCTTTAGCCGTGGCCGTGGGAGGATGGGTGGTGGTGGTCGCTCGAGGGGTGGTGGCTACTGA
- the LOC105803271 gene encoding F-box/kelch-repeat protein At3g24760 → MSDHNPKEPNINSLSLDLTQLIFSSLPLPSLLRASAVCKLWNSLISSPSFTSPCLSYPWFFLFGLHNTSSRNNQSFAFDPLSNAWFLLPRLDDPSSSSAFLGSNGFFFTTTPNFSYTPVLKSAWRFTSPLKFSRLNPLLGVFYDGSSGGFGFKFIVVGGVRFIGGLVDIEDRLAVEIYDPNRDSWELCPALPADFRSGNSSQSLSSALFKGKFYVSGIYSCFVSSFDLRNRVWSEVQTLRPPGVIFSFLIPCNDMLVLAGMCNAPRGPSFNLWKIDETTLEFSEISIMPQSLLHSLVESEEDENFASLKCVGMGNLIYVFNEEYHQKYPSCLCEISAENGKCSWRRVPRLPLPVNKFHKVISFCSTVSLTHSFPQQ, encoded by the coding sequence ATGTCAGACCACAACCCTAAAGAACCCAACATCAACTCCCTCAGCCTCGATCTCACCCAACTCATCTTCTCTTCCCTTCCTCTCCCTTCCCTCCTCCGTGCTTCCGCCGTTTGCAAGCTCTGGAATTCTCTTATTTCCTCCCCTTCTTTTACTTCCCCTTGCCTTTCCTACCCTTGGTTCTTCCTCTTCGGTCTCCACAACACTTCTTCTCGGAACAACCAGTCTTTCGCCTTCGACCCTTTGTCCAACGCCTGGTTTCTTCTCCCTCGCCTTGATGACCCCTCTTCCTCCTCTGCTTTCCTCGGCTCCAATGGCTTCTTTTTCACCACCACTCCCAATTTCAGCTACACCCCAGTTCTCAAATCCGCCTGGCGTTTCACCTCGCCCTTGAAGTTCTCCAGGCTTAACCCTCTTTTGGGTGTCTTCTACGATGGTTCCTCCGGTGGGTTCGGCTTCAAATTCATCGTCGTCGGTGGAGTCAGGTTCATTGGTGGCTTGGTTGATATCGAAGACAGGTTGGCTGTTGAAATATATGACCCGAATCGTGATTCTTGGGAGCTTTGCCCCGCTTTGCCGGCTGATTTCAGGTCCGGGAACTCAAGCCAATCTCTTTCATCAGCTTTGTTCAAGGGCAAATTCTACGTCTCTGGGATCTACTCTTGCTTTGTATCTTCTTTTGATTTACGAAACCGCGTTTGGAGTGAGGTTCAAACTCTCAGGCCACCAGGggtcattttttcctttttgattcCGTGCAACGACATGCTTGTTTTGGCCGGGATGTGCAACGCGCCACGGGGACCGTCGTTTAATCTCTGGAAAATCGATGAAACTACATTGGAATTCAGCGAGATTTCGATCATGCCGCAGAGCTTGTTACACAGCTTGGTAGAAAGCGAGGAAGATGAAAATTTTGCAAGCTTGAAATGCGTTGGAATGGGGAATCTTATATATGTATTCAATGAAGAGTATCACCAAAAGTACCCATCATGTCTTTGCGAAATCAGTGCTGAAAATGGGAAATGCAGTTGGAGGAGAGTGCCTCGGTTGCCATTACCTGTTAACAAATTCCATAAAGTCATTAGCTTTTGTTCCACCGTTTCTCTAACTCATTCTTTCCCCCAACAATAA
- the LOC105803270 gene encoding uncharacterized protein LOC105803270 isoform X1 — translation MQILQWLFKVAHEQGRENTRDQEEKSKDIVFSKHRRSKSKKFNKYFKPIIFPCNRDVARACFYSTIYLSRVRSSSHRGQQQHWAQSMKMKKKQDIATGFGVSPKSDSGTRTGDKVVLPLSEPPAENDQCNTIEKKEKVKGDKTKTMSRMKELLRWAAAKKPEKLGGKFIGRKVLQFRSREAMKGVSGDHDQLSNESPKISFRWDVQSSSTTSSAYSGITVTSSLRNDETCNILSLNSTPMHGLNRCCSRRGNWITTDSECKTYIYICIYMCVYVFLWCSKSLNYVCMLLWTQLWCLSCDDMR, via the exons ATGCAG ATCCTTCAATGGCTCTTTAAGGTAGCACATGAACAAGGAAGGGAAAATACTAGAG ATCAGGAAGAAAAATCCAAAGACATAGTTTTCTCAAAGCATAGAAGATCAAAAAGTAAGAAGTTTAATAAGTACTTTAAGCCAATCATATTTCCATGCAATAGAGATGTTGCAAGGGCCTGCTTCTATAGTACTATCTATTTGAGTAGAGTGAGGAGCTCTTCTCATAGAGGACAACAACAGCATTGGGCTCAATccatgaagatgaagaagaaacaaGATATCGCTACAGGGTTCGGTGTTAGTCCAAAGTCGGATTCAGGTACTCGTACAGGGGACAAGGTCGTTTTACCGTTAAGTGAACCCCCGGCGGAAAATGACCAATGCAACACcattgaaaagaaagaaaaggttaaagGGGACAAAACCAAAACCATGTCTAGAATGAAGGAGCTGTTGAGATGGGCCGCTGCTAAGAAACCGGAGAAATTAGGCGGGAAGTTCATCGGCAGAAAG GTTTTACAGTTTAGGAGCCGTGAAGCAATGAAAGGAGTGTCGGGTGATCATGATCAATTGAGCAATGAGTCACCTAAGATAAGCTTTAGGTGGGATGTCCAGAGCTCCTCCACTACTTCCTCAGCCTATTCTGGAATCACAGTGACTTCTTCGTTGAGAAATGATGAAACCTGCAATATATTATCATTGAATTCAACTCCTATGCATGGCTTAAACCGTTGTTGTAGCAGGAGAGGGAATTGGATAACTACAGACTCTGAATGTAagacttacatatatatatgtatatatatgtgtgtgtatgtattcTTATGGTGTTCCAAGTCACTTAATTATGTTTGTATGTTATTGTGGACACAGTTGTGGTGCTTGAGCTGTGACGATATGAGATAA
- the LOC105803270 gene encoding uncharacterized protein LOC105803270 isoform X2, with amino-acid sequence MQILQWLFKVAHEQGRENTRDQEEKSKDIVFSKHRRSKSKKFNKYFKPIIFPCNRDVARACFYSTIYLSRVRSSSHRGQQQHWAQSMKMKKKQDIATGFGVSPKSDSGTRTGDKVVLPLSEPPAENDQCNTIEKKEKVKGDKTKTMSRMKELLRWAAAKKPEKLGGKFIGRKVLQFRSREAMKGVSGDHDQLSNESPKISFRWDVQSSSTTSSAYSGITVTSSLRNDETCNILSLNSTPMHGLNRCCSRRGNWITTDSEFVVLEL; translated from the exons ATGCAG ATCCTTCAATGGCTCTTTAAGGTAGCACATGAACAAGGAAGGGAAAATACTAGAG ATCAGGAAGAAAAATCCAAAGACATAGTTTTCTCAAAGCATAGAAGATCAAAAAGTAAGAAGTTTAATAAGTACTTTAAGCCAATCATATTTCCATGCAATAGAGATGTTGCAAGGGCCTGCTTCTATAGTACTATCTATTTGAGTAGAGTGAGGAGCTCTTCTCATAGAGGACAACAACAGCATTGGGCTCAATccatgaagatgaagaagaaacaaGATATCGCTACAGGGTTCGGTGTTAGTCCAAAGTCGGATTCAGGTACTCGTACAGGGGACAAGGTCGTTTTACCGTTAAGTGAACCCCCGGCGGAAAATGACCAATGCAACACcattgaaaagaaagaaaaggttaaagGGGACAAAACCAAAACCATGTCTAGAATGAAGGAGCTGTTGAGATGGGCCGCTGCTAAGAAACCGGAGAAATTAGGCGGGAAGTTCATCGGCAGAAAG GTTTTACAGTTTAGGAGCCGTGAAGCAATGAAAGGAGTGTCGGGTGATCATGATCAATTGAGCAATGAGTCACCTAAGATAAGCTTTAGGTGGGATGTCCAGAGCTCCTCCACTACTTCCTCAGCCTATTCTGGAATCACAGTGACTTCTTCGTTGAGAAATGATGAAACCTGCAATATATTATCATTGAATTCAACTCCTATGCATGGCTTAAACCGTTGTTGTAGCAGGAGAGGGAATTGGATAACTACAGACTCTGAAT TTGTGGTGCTTGAGCTGTGA
- the LOC105803269 gene encoding sm-like protein LSM5 gives MANNPSQLLPSELIDRCIGSKIWVIMKGDKELVGTLRGFDVYVNMVLEDVTEYEITTEGRRITKLDQILLNGNNIAILVPGGSPDPE, from the exons ATGGCAAACAATCCCTCGCAGCTTCTTCCGTCAG AGTTGATAGATAGGTGCATAGGGTCCAAAATATGGGTGATAATGAAAGGGGACAAGGAGCTCGTGGGTACTCTTAGAGGCTTCGATGTTTACGTCAACATGGTCCTCGAAGATGTCACTGAATA TGAGATCACCACTGAAGGAAGACGGATCACAAAGCTTGATCAAATTTTGCTTAATGGAAACAACATCGCCATT TTGGTCCCAGGAGGCTCACCTGATCCCGAATGA
- the LOC105803268 gene encoding 3-ketoacyl-CoA thiolase 2, peroxisomal: MEKAINRQQVLLNHLQPSSQSHQSSAAILFPSNCAAGDSAAYHRTAAFGDDVVIVAACRTAICKAKRGGFKDTLADDLLAPVLRAVIDRTKLNPSEVGDIVVGTVLAPGSQRAMECRMAAFYAGFPDTVPIRTVNRQCSSGLQAVADVAACIKAGFYDIGIGAGLESMTTNGSAPDQSKVNPKVKSFAQARDCLLPMGITSENVAQRYGVTRQEQDQAAVESHRRAAAATASGKFKEEIVPVSTKIVDPKTGEEKAVTISVDDGIRPDTNTAGLAKLKPAFKKDGTTTAGNASQVSDGAGAVLLMKRSLALQKGLPILGVFRSFAAVGVDPAVMGIGPAVAIPAAVKSAGLEIDDIDLFEINEAFASQFVYSCKKLGLDREKVNVNGGAIALGHPLGVTGARCVGTLLYEMKRRGKDCRFGVISMCIGTGMGAAAVFERGDCVDELCNARAVKN, encoded by the exons ATGGAGAAAGCAATCAACAGACAACAAGTTTTGCTTAATCATTTACAACCCTCTTCTCAATCTCATCAATCATCTGCTGCTATTCTGTTT CCTTCAAACTGCGCGGCGGGGGATAGCGCTGCCTATCACCGGACGGCTGCTTTTGGGGATGATGTTGTGATTGTTGC GGCATGTCGCACTGCAATTTGCAAAGCAAAGCGTGGAGGCTTCAAAGATACACTTGCAGATGATTTGCTTGCCCCTGTTTTAAGG GCTGTGATTGATAGAACAAAGCTGAACCCAAGTGAAGTGGGGGATATAGTTGTTGGTACAGTGTTGGCACCTGGTTCACAAAGAGCAATGGAGTGTAGGATGGCAGCATTCTATGCTGGTTTCCCTG ATACGGTGCCTATTAGAACTGTCAACAGGCAATGTTCATCGGGCCTGCAAGCAGTTGCCGATGTTGCTGCTTGCATAAAAGCAGGATTTTATGATATTG GCATTGGTGCTGGACTTGAGAGCATGACAACTAATGGTAGTGCTCCTGATCAAAGCAAGGTTAACCCGAAG GTAAAGAGCTTTGCCCAAGCCCGGGATTGTCTTCTTCCTATGGGCATTACTTCTGAAAATGTCGCACAACGCTATGGTGTGACACGTCAAGAGCAAGACCAGGCTGCC gtCGAATCTCATAGACGTGCTGCTGCTGCAACAGCATCTGGTAAATTCAAAGAAGAAATTGTCCCTGTATCCACGAAG ATTGTGGATCCTAAAACTGGAGAAGAGAAGGCAGTCACAATTTCGGTGGATGATGGTATCCGCCCAGACACAAACACGGCCGGTCTAGCCAAGTTAAAGCCTGCATTTAAGAAGGATGGAACCACAACTGCTG GAAATGCTAGCCAAGTGAGTGATGGTGCAGGAGCGGTCCTACTTATGAAGCGAAGTTTGGCGCTGCAAAAAGGACTTCCAATCCTTGGTGTTTTCAG AAGCTTTGCTGCTGTTGGTGTAGATCCTGCTGTGATGGGCATCGGTCCTGCTGTTGCTATACCAGCTGCAGTCAAGTCTGCAGGTCTTGAGATTGATGATATAGACTTGTTTGAGATCAATGAG gCATTTGCATCTCAGTTCGTATACTCTTGTAAGAAACTGGGGCTTGATCGTGAAAAGGTCAATGTTAATGGAGGTGCAATAGCCCTTGGGCATCCTTTGGGTGTTACAG GTGCTCGCTGTGTTGGAACTCTGTTGTACGAGATGAAGCGTCGTGGGAAGGACTGTCGGTTTGGAGTGATCTCAATGTGCATAG GAACTGGAATGGGGGCAGCAGCTGTTTTTGAAAGGGGAGACTGTGTTGATGAACTCTGCAATGCTCGAGCTGTCAAAAACTAA